In Candidatus Methanomethylophilaceae archaeon, the genomic window CCATATCGCTGACTGTCATATTCGCCGCGCTCACCGGAATCGGCGCGTTCATGAGCGTCTTCGCCAAGAAGGACTCCATGAAGAAATGGGGAGGGATCCTGGCCGGATTCGGGATGCTGTTCGTAGGTCTTTCAATGATGAGCGGCTCCATGGAATCCTTCGCCCAGATGGACGAGGTCAAGAATTTCCTGGCCAGCATAGAGAACCTGATTCTCCTGGTGCTCATCGGAGCGCTCCTCACCGCCATCATCCAGAGCTCTTCGGTCATGACCTCCGTCGCGATCACCATGCTTGTCGCGGGGCTCATAGACCTGGAGCAGGGGATCTACCTCACGATGGGGTCCAACATCGGTTCCTGTATCGTCTCCATCCTCGCAGGGATGTCCAGCGGACTGAACGCGAAGAGGACCGCCCTGATGCACCTGACGTTCAACGTGATAGGCGTCATCCTGTTCGTGTCGGCGGGATACATAAT contains:
- a CDS encoding Na/Pi cotransporter family protein codes for the protein MDMVTSGTAILTLVAGIGVFLIACTMMSTNLESICSNRLKKLFSKASDKKLLGVGIGALGTAAIQSSGAMTVLVIGFVNAGIMSLTLAAAIIYGANIGTTITAQIVAFGMMGGDTISLTVIFAALTGIGAFMSVFAKKDSMKKWGGILAGFGMLFVGLSMMSGSMESFAQMDEVKNFLASIENLILLVLIGALLTAIIQSSSVMTSVAITMLVAGLIDLEQGIYLTMGSNIGSCIVSILAGMSSGLNAKRTALMHLTFNVIGVILFVSAGYIMDFASGGTFTYANIFSSLFPDVPQTQLAMFHTVFN